The Candidatus Baltobacteraceae bacterium region GCAGCAGAGGACGCCTTTTGCATTCGAATATCCAAGGCAGGGCGATCCCTGTGCTTACACGTTGAACTTTACGCTCGCGCAAACGCCGCGCCCAACCCCGACACCAAAACCTGATGCTATTACCGCAGCATATGACAACGCCATCAACGCGTATTGCAAGAAGAAGGGCCAGGGAGCGGCGTGTACGTTCTACATGGAGCATGCCGGAGCGTGCCTTACCGAAGCCATCATGGCCGAGCAGATTTACACGAGAGTTCTGATGCTCAAAAAGCAAGGTCTTAGTTCTGAGCAGGCCATTGAGTCGACGACGGAAGGTGCAGCTAATCAGATTCCACCAAGGCGGCCCGAACTCGCTATGCCTCAACTGTCCTTGAGCGACACAGCTACTATCGCCCAAGGAGCCGCGAGCGTCATCGACTGGTTGAATAAACAGAGGCAAGGTGCGGCCGACAATCCCAAGGCCCCCGAGGTGTTTTCAAGTACGCTCGTTCTCCCGACCTGTTTAAAGGGCATCGCTCAATAAGAGCACCGAGGGAGACCACCGCCTGACCACCGCCTGATCACCGCCTGACCACCGAGCTACCACCGCAGGACCACCAGTGGTCTGCATACCACCGCAGGACCACCAGTGGTCTGCATACCACCGCCGGCAAACTTTGTTTGTTATTGAGCGTGAACGGGCGGAGAATAGAATGCAAAGGCGACGCCAATCATACCGCACTCTCGGGCTCCTAGCATGACCGTAAAAGACGGCCACGAAGCAAAGGATTGAAAGGGGAAAGGAATGCTCTACACTTGCCACATGGCCGCAGAGCTCGGCATACAGCCTAGCTTCACCGGCTCCGGGAAAGCCTTCACAATCTTTCCCGATGGCACGGCGGAGAACGCGAAATGACCGGGCCGTTTGACGAAGACCGCCGTCGCCGCTGGATCGAGTGGGAGGCGACGTTTTGGTCGACGGTGCAGACCTCGCTCGGTGATAGTGGCTCCGGAGGCGCGGCGCGCTTATTCGAGAGCGTTTGGGTGATGTTAAACCCGATTGAAGTTGGCGTTGTAAACATCGGAATATGTCGCTCCCCGCAGCATGGCGAAGGTCGGTTCCTCGGGTACAGCTTCAACGCCCTTTGGGAGACCGACCCGCCCGAAGGCGTCGCGGATTGGGCGATTCGATACGCAAAGCGCGTCTTAGAGGATTCGCTATTCTTTAGACCTTCTTGATACCCCGGACCGTGCTCAGCGAAGATTAGCTGCAAAAGGCGAGCGCCCCGCGTAAGTGCGAGGCGCCCTTGGGTGGTGCTTGCCAAAGTTAAGCGGCTTTGCCGAACCCCAGCGCGTCGGCTGCGAGTTCGCCGAGTCGTTCGCGATCCGCGTCGGTTAAAAGGTCATTTTGCGCGAACCATTCCGGCGCAACGCGGGCTAAGAACGCCTCTGCGCGTACGTCGAGGTACTGCGGGTTTTCAATCAAAAACTTTCGCTCGTCGACTCCGAGACCATCGAGCACTTCTTCCACAACGACGGCGCGATTACGAGTGCTTTCAAAAAGCAAACCAGAAGACTTCATACAGTAAGCCCCTCCTTGCTTTCAAGTATAGCAAGGGTACGTCTGTCAAGGGAAGCGGCTTAGACATTACGCACGTAACGCGGCATTTGCGTGCGACTTGTTATAGCTTTTGACAGGTGCAGAAACTTTCACAGAAGCGGCTAGACAAACGAAAACGCCCCGCAGTTTGCGAAGCGTTTGCGCGAGGCGAACGGGCGACTAGGCAGCGTACCTGAGCACGCGTGCGACCTGCATGGGATTCCACGACCGACCGTTGCGAGTGAAGATACCGCGGGCGTCGAGTTCGGCGCCTATTGCCTGCAAACTGAGACCCTTGGCGCGTAGCTCTTGAACGAGCGGCAGCACGTCGACGTACGAGTCACGGGCGAGCTTCGCTGTGCGTGCGGCGCCGCGTTGGCCTGCGTCGACGTTGAGGTTACGGCAGGCAGGGTTCGCGGCACCAAGGCGTACACCACGCGCCTTCGCGGCCTGCAATGCTGCGCGGGTGCGGTCGCTGATAGCGCGAGCTTCTTGCTCGGCGACGGCGGCCATGACGTGCAAGATGAACTTGGAAGCCTCGGGCAGGTCGCAGGCTCGGAACTCGACACCGGCCTCCATGAGGTTGGCGATAAACGCGACGTTGCGTGCGAGGCGATCCAGCTTGGCGATCAACAGCACCGCCTTTTTCGCCTTGGCGTAGGCTAGTGCTTGACGCAGGATAGGCCGGTCGCTCTTGCGGCCGGATTCGACCTCCTGGAACTCGCTGAGTAGTTGGTAACCGTGCTGTGTACAGAACTGTTCGACGGCGGCCCGCTGCGCTTCCAGACCGAGGCCGGAGGTGCCCTGACGCTGCGTCGAGACGCGGATATACGACACTACTTGCTTCATGCTCTAAGCATAGCACGGCCTCAACGCCCGTTCAAGCCTAGATACATATGTTTCCTAGGAAACTAGGGTTCCGGAAAGCACCGGCGATAGGCTCGCGCAACGGCGTCGACCTTGGCTTCGCGAACGAGCGCTTCGAGGATGCAGGTCTCGGTCGCAGCGATCCCGCGGCGCCGTAGTTCGGCCTTCAGCGAGGCGAGCTTGAACTTAACCTCGGTGTCGAAGTCGTAGGCGACCTTGACGGTCTTCTTGGCAGTCATGGCGCCAGTATAGGCCGCTAGGGTCCTGGGAGTCTAGGGTCGACCGATTCCGGGCTGTGTAGCGCTTCCATCATTCCGAGGGTCCTGAGTATCGACCGCGGCACGTTCCATCGAACCTGCGCCACGTATAGGCCACGGGAGGGGTGCTAACAGAGGCAGCGATCTAGGACGGGGGATATATTCCAGACAGGTTCCGGAAAGGTTCGCTTCGGTCGCCGCTACCATCTATCCGCATCGCTCTCCAAAAATCGAATCCCCGAAAGCGGTTGTAGAAGTGCGATGGTTGTACGAATCCGGCGCACTCCGGTATCATTGGCATATGTCTAGATGCACTGCACCCGTATACGGTCATCGCACGTCGAGCGGGAGAGCGAACTGCCCTGAGTGCGGTAGTCGCTACGGCGGCTATGGCGGCGGCTACCGTTCGTATTCGCCCCCGACCTATTACTCGGGGGGAAGTAGCGGGGGCGGTCGGAGTGGTGGCGGCTCAAGCAGCAGCGGTATGGACGCAAGGCCAAGATGGTCGCCAGCCGGTTCGACCGTGGTGTACACGCCTGCAGAGGTGTCAGCGCTCACACCGATCCGGGAGAGCTTGGAGAGGCGACTGCCTCAGCCCGACCGTCGCGACTTCTTTCTCTGCCACGCGTGGGACGACCGAAGGGGGCCAGCCAAGGAACTGAACGATCTGCTCGTGTCACTTGAAGTCTCGGTGTGGTTCAGCGAGAACGATATCGGCCTCGGCGCACCGTTCCTTCGCGAAATAGACAAGGGTCTGGCGAAGTCACGAGGTGGAATCGTGTTGGTGACTCCTGCGCTAATCGAGCGCCTTCGAGCAGAAGTATCGAGCATCGCGGACAAAGAGCTATCTGCATTACTAGAGCGCGAGCAGCTGGTCCCCGTTGTACACAACACCACCTATGACGCTCTGCGCGATGTTAGCCCTCTGCTCGCTTCGCGACACGGCCTGAGCACTGCAGAAAATACAATGGCTGAGGTCGCTGCAAAGCTCGCGGAGTTGGCCGCCATCGCGCCGGACGGGCAGCGTTTATATTAGACGGCGCTAGCGAAGTGATTGTGTAGCGCTAACTGGCCAGCGATTATGCTCCGCGCTGCAACCTTTTTCATGGTTTTCGTGTTATGTGTTGTAGGGCTCGCGCTTTAGAGCGCGGGCTCGTCATTTCATTTTCCGGCCTACGAATGCAAGGGTCGGGAAACTCGTGCCAAGAGACTCTGGCGCGAGGTAGGTTCTCGGTTTTGCAGCGCCGTGGCGGTGCTCCTGAGGATCAATCACGGTAGCTGCCGTCTACGCAGCGCCTGGGGTAGAGACATTCCCCCGTTCCGACTAGGCGGCAGCACCTATCGATGGGATATATTACTCAGGTAACGGGATAACAAAATCGTTATCGATGGGATTCAAAGAACCCAAGAACGGCAAACCTCGAACGGTTACCATGCCTGCGACGCTTGCCGCAATCTTGAAGCAACACCGAGAGCAACAGGACGGAGAGCGCGACCTACTCGGCAAAGCATACAAAGACGACAACCTCGTCTTTGCCAAGCCGAACGGGTCGATAGTAAACCCGCGGGCGTTCGGAGACCGGGTGATTGAACTCGCCCAAAGGGCCAACGTCAAACCGATAACGGCGCACTGCCTACGCGACACGCACGCGAGCCTACTGGCAAGCAAAGGCGTACCGCTCGAAGTGGTTTCCAAGCGCCTCGGTCATGCGGATATCCGCACCACGGCGGAGCGCTATCTACACGTCTACCGAGAGCGGGACGAGGAGGCGGCGAGGAAGTTCGACACCCTCACTGCCTAACCTCACCTTCTTCTCTGTGACAAATATGTGACAAACGGGGAGATAAAAAGCCGCTAGTGCGGCGGAAAGCCTTGCAGAATAAGGGCAATACTATTTGGGATGGCCGGGACTCGAACCCGGACGCCCTTTCGGGCTGCAGATTTTCGCACCACTATAGCTTTCGCTACCGGCAGAACCGTTTGTGGTCCGGACTGTGCCTTGACCGTATGAGATTACAATCTCACTTAGGCCGCGCCCGTCCAGTCTCTACACCTTTCCTCGCTTGAGGACTTGGCTCGGCGTCGTCACGTCGTGCGACAGAGAGTTCGCCGAATTTGAGCGCATCCCGTAGGTGATTTCTCCGCCTACGGCTCAACGTGGGTCAAGTCTGCTGTGTCTGCCTATTCCACCACCATCCCATGCGCCTGCCCTTCGTCCTTCGACTTCGCTCGCCTCCGGCTCGCTACGCTCAGGATGACAAAGAAAAGCTATTGCCGGTAGTGTTCCACGGTGTTTTCGGAGCGCAGGTGCGAGACGTTGGGATCTTGGCCGGCGTCGCGGCGCGCGCGGCGTTGACGTAACAAATCCCAGTACTGATCGAGTTGCACTTCAATCGTTTTCAGGCGCTGGGCGTCCTGGCCCGTCAGTTTGCCCGCATCGCCGTGTTCGAGCAGGCGGTGCTCTTCGGCGACGAGATCTTCGATGTGGCCGCGAATCTGCTGGTCGTTCATCAATGCCCCCTCCGGGTTTCGGAGCCTGCGTGCACCGGCTGCCGTTGTCCTGCCCCGATCGTGCCGTCATCGCGCTGCTGCAACAGGAAGCCGAGCAACAGGTCGGCGGCCGTCGCCACCACGATGTCGCGTTTGACGATATCGAGCACGGTATCGAGTACGATGATGCCGCCGGGTAAGATGTCGGCGCGCTGCGGCTTCATCCCGGGCACTTCCTTGCGTTCCTTGAGCGTCATGCCGCACAGCCGCACGAGCACTTTCTGCAAACTCGCGCGCGTGAGCGTAAACGACGCTACTTTCCCTTTACGGCCGCGTATGATCGAAGCGGTCGTCGTCGCCGTGCCGCCGACGATCGCCAAACGTTCGATCGGCGGATAATCCCGAATCGACTCAAGCGCTTGGCGCGCGATCGCGCGCGCGCGCTCGATCGTGCTCAATGCCACCACGCCGTCGCGACCGGCCAGCTCGGGAACCGACTCCGTTAGACGCACCGCGCCGATCTCGCACGAAACGTGGCGTTCGGGTTGCGGAGCGCTGCCGACTGCGTATTCCGTACTACCGCCGCCCATGTCGACCACGCCCACGCGCTCGCCGTGAAGCGCTCCAAACGCAGTGATCGCGCCGCGATACGACGCGGCGGCTTCTTCATCTCCGGTGAGCACGGTTAGATCGACGCCTAACACTTCGCGCACGCGCGCGGCAAACTCGTCGCCGTTATCCGCGCGCCGTACCGCGCTGGTGGCGAGCGCAAACAGTTTTAAGTAGTGTCCGCGCACCATGCGGTTGAGCTGCGCGATGCCATCGATGGTTCGCTGCATCGGCTCCTCGCCCAAGTGGCCGCGTTGTCCGAGGCCTTCGCCGATGCGCGTGCCGATCGATTGCGCTAAATCGACGTGCGGAAACTCCGGCGCCATGTCCGCTAACAGGACTCGAGTCGAATTCGTGCCGACCGAGATGACGGCGTAGTGT contains the following coding sequences:
- a CDS encoding carboxypeptidase-like regulatory domain-containing protein, with translation MTAPVGMKWLAPLFIAALFASATTASNAQTDPYLGPFAPKADCTVSGSVKNSAGFPIKGALLTLTTPSESPLQGKTDENGAFALRTTGGGHALTAEAAGHLQQRTPFAFEYPRQGDPCAYTLNFTLAQTPRPTPTPKPDAITAAYDNAINAYCKKKGQGAACTFYMEHAGACLTEAIMAEQIYTRVLMLKKQGLSSEQAIESTTEGAANQIPPRRPELAMPQLSLSDTATIAQGAASVIDWLNKQRQGAADNPKAPEVFSSTLVLPTCLKGIAQ
- a CDS encoding recombinase family protein, translating into MKQVVSYIRVSTQRQGTSGLGLEAQRAAVEQFCTQHGYQLLSEFQEVESGRKSDRPILRQALAYAKAKKAVLLIAKLDRLARNVAFIANLMEAGVEFRACDLPEASKFILHVMAAVAEQEARAISDRTRAALQAAKARGVRLGAANPACRNLNVDAGQRGAARTAKLARDSYVDVLPLVQELRAKGLSLQAIGAELDARGIFTRNGRSWNPMQVARVLRYAA
- a CDS encoding toll/interleukin-1 receptor domain-containing protein; translation: MDARPRWSPAGSTVVYTPAEVSALTPIRESLERRLPQPDRRDFFLCHAWDDRRGPAKELNDLLVSLEVSVWFSENDIGLGAPFLREIDKGLAKSRGGIVLVTPALIERLRAEVSSIADKELSALLEREQLVPVVHNTTYDALRDVSPLLASRHGLSTAENTMAEVAAKLAELAAIAPDGQRLY
- a CDS encoding tyrosine-type recombinase/integrase, encoding MGFKEPKNGKPRTVTMPATLAAILKQHREQQDGERDLLGKAYKDDNLVFAKPNGSIVNPRAFGDRVIELAQRANVKPITAHCLRDTHASLLASKGVPLEVVSKRLGHADIRTTAERYLHVYRERDEEAARKFDTLTA
- a CDS encoding DUF2630 family protein — encoded protein: MNDQQIRGHIEDLVAEEHRLLEHGDAGKLTGQDAQRLKTIEVQLDQYWDLLRQRRARRDAGQDPNVSHLRSENTVEHYRQ